One Triticum dicoccoides isolate Atlit2015 ecotype Zavitan chromosome 5B, WEW_v2.0, whole genome shotgun sequence genomic window carries:
- the LOC119305711 gene encoding uncharacterized protein LOC119305711, with the protein MATSSSSCTPVGESSASPPVSPMATSPSSSTPVSELSSSQPVKLVAMKENTCQPVDQVGGRLSALVFRDLPGEEKSSSDLSDASESDEGSETYDTNHVLAWRDPGLPTPVYVRMDSSGVFYTYPTLGDKPLQSLEEVASAVDSYANPNSNVMSDKMLSEKERAVRERLYFPDGTPKVYTRAQVVKRERDKVRRLVEALLDKRNDAEDRVDELEEIVHWQSICEGVEWYYHLNITVKTKGAADDAGSTSLFFVEVACDSNDITGYYINTFSRVDTDGQDRGATCNGCINNESDGMKHPRAASFKGGHMNIGFPLGFGPCNEKQWVDSRHSEAQYEEMLKKEEERIRDHFEFIENAEHLRRKHLSYRWEYQINLQSDEEIASDSDEE; encoded by the exons ATGGCCACCTCGTCTTCTTCCTGCACGCCGGTCGGCGAATCGTCTGCCTCCCCGCCGGTCAGTCCTATGGCCACCTCGCCTTCTTCCTCCACGCCGGTCAGCGAATTGTCTTCCTCCCAGCCGGTCAAGTTAGTCGCCATGAAAGAAAATAC GTGTCAGCCGGTGGATCAGGTCGGAGGCAGATTATCTGCACTTGT TTTCAGGGATTTGCCTGGCGAGGAAAAGTCATCTTCCGATCTGTCTGACGCTTCGGAGTCCGATGA GGGTTCAGAGACTTACGACACAAACCATGTTTTGGCCTGGAGAGATCCCGGTTTGCCTACACCAGTTTATGTCAGAATGGATAGTTCAGGAGTTTTTTACACATATCCTACTCTGGGTGATAAGCCGTTGCAGAGCCTTGAAGAAGTTGCAAGTGCTGTTGATTCCTATGCTAATCCCAATAGCAATGTCAT GTCTGATAAGATGCTTTCAGAGAAGGAACGTGCTGTACGTGAACGTCTTTACTTTCCAGATGGCACCCCGAAGGTCTACACAAGGGCTCAAGTAGTGAAGAGGGAACGTGACAAAGTCCGGAGACTGGTTGAAGCTTTACTGGACAAGCGGAATGACGCTGAG GATCGTGTGGATGAACTCGAAGAAATTGTTCATTGGCAATCAATCTGCGAAGGTGTCGAATGGTACTATCATCTCAATATCACTGTGAAGACCAAAGGAGCTGCCGATGATGCGGGCAGCACCAGTCTATTCTTCGTTGAAGTCGCATGTGATTCGAATGATATCACAGGATATTATATCAACACTTTCTCCAGGGTCGACACTGACGGCCAGG ATCGTGGAGCTACCTGCAATGGCTGTATAAACAATGAAAGTGATGGTATGAAGCACCCGCGTGCTGCTTCATTCAAAGGCGGCCACATGAACATCGGTTTCCCACTTGGTTTTGGTCCCTGTAATGAGAAGCAGTGGGTCGACTCCCGTCACAGT GAAGCTCAGTATGAAGAAATGCTAAAAAAAGAGGAGGAAAGGATAAGAGACCATTTTGAG TTCATTGAAAATGCTGAACATCTGCGCCGCAAACATCTTAGTTATCGATGGGAATATCAAATAAATCTCCAG TCAGATGAAGAAATTGCCTCTGATTCAGATGAAGAGTGA